In one window of Tenrec ecaudatus isolate mTenEca1 chromosome 3, mTenEca1.hap1, whole genome shotgun sequence DNA:
- the LOC142443282 gene encoding cdc42 effector protein 5-like, translating into MPVLKQLGAPQPKKRPERGALSISAPLSDFRHTLHVGRGGDAFRDTSFLSRHGGGPPPEPRSTPKPPLREPTDPLLTFHLDLGPSMLDAVLGVMDPGRPGAAAPKPKHGLDPSSGAQHPRAGCSALADLEVDDDVIGL; encoded by the coding sequence ATGCCGGTCCTGAAGCAGCTGGGGGCCCCGCAGCCCAAGAAGCGGCCAGAGCGCGGCGCGCTGTCCATCTCTGCTCCGCTCAGCGACTTCAGACACACTCTGCATGTGGGGCGCGGAGGCGACGCCTTCAGGGACACCTCGTTTCTGAGCCGCCACGGTGGCGGGCCGCCCCCAGAGCCCCGCAGCACCCCCAAGCCCCCGCTCCGTGAGCCCACCGACCCTCTGCTGACCTTCCACCTGGATCTGGGCCCCTCCATGCTGGACGCCGTGCTGGGAGTCATGGACCCGGGTCGACCCGGGGCGGCTGCCCCAAAGCCGAAGCACGGCCTGGACCCCAGCTCCGGGGCCCAGCATCCCAGAGCTGGCTGCAGCGCCCTTGCTGACCTGGAGGTGGACGACGATGTCATAGGCCTGTAG